One Thermicanus aegyptius DSM 12793 DNA segment encodes these proteins:
- a CDS encoding LCP family protein, giving the protein MRALLKWKKSLLFFVGVPILLLLISLAYGMYQYKHLFDRIYDEGSENRQMSLVPEPPPIGVGNAVKKGEERSRKLRPFTLLILGIDSRGEAKARSDTMMIAAINPILHKVTLLSIPRDTRIKTIKYGHEKINHTMFLGGVPLVEDTLESFLGISIDRYITIDFEGFRRLIDALGGIEVDVKKRMKYRDPSDGTDINLKPGKQRLNGKEALDYARYRKSDIGRDDSDFERIARQQQVMRALLKKAEKNLTLFNLSDLMDILGDHVKTDLTQEELERLAHDYQENKIIKLENITLSGKDRFLPYKGHILYFFVVEAGERERVRNLLKNALSEHETNPIGP; this is encoded by the coding sequence GTGAGAGCGCTGCTCAAATGGAAAAAAAGCCTCCTTTTCTTTGTGGGAGTGCCGATTCTCCTTTTGCTCATCAGCCTTGCTTATGGGATGTACCAATATAAGCATCTGTTTGACCGCATTTATGATGAAGGGTCCGAGAACCGGCAGATGAGCTTGGTTCCGGAGCCTCCCCCCATTGGTGTGGGGAATGCGGTTAAAAAAGGGGAGGAACGGAGCCGGAAGCTTCGTCCCTTTACCCTCCTCATTTTGGGGATCGATTCACGGGGAGAAGCGAAAGCCCGCTCGGACACCATGATGATCGCCGCGATTAATCCGATCCTCCATAAGGTAACCCTCCTCTCCATTCCCCGGGATACTCGGATCAAAACGATAAAGTATGGACATGAGAAGATCAACCATACGATGTTTCTCGGCGGAGTCCCCTTGGTGGAGGATACCCTGGAAAGCTTCCTGGGGATCTCCATCGACCGCTACATCACCATCGACTTTGAAGGTTTCCGCCGTCTGATCGATGCCCTTGGGGGGATTGAGGTGGATGTGAAGAAAAGAATGAAGTACAGGGATCCTTCCGATGGCACCGATATTAACCTTAAACCGGGGAAGCAACGATTGAACGGGAAAGAGGCCCTCGATTATGCCCGCTATCGGAAAAGTGACATCGGCAGGGATGATTCCGATTTTGAGAGGATTGCCCGTCAGCAACAGGTGATGCGGGCGTTGCTTAAGAAGGCGGAGAAGAATCTTACCTTATTTAACCTGAGTGATCTCATGGACATTCTGGGGGATCATGTGAAGACGGATTTAACCCAAGAAGAACTGGAAAGACTGGCCCACGATTATCAAGAAAATAAAATCATCAAGCTTGAAAACATCACCCTTTCGGGAAAAGATCGATTCCTTCCGTACAAGGGCCATATCCTTTATTTCTTTGTGGTGGAAGCCGGGGAGAGGGAAAGGGTGCGGAACCTCCTCAAAAATGCATTATCCGAACACGAAACAAACCCGATCGGACCATAA
- the csaB gene encoding polysaccharide pyruvyl transferase CsaB, whose product MTKILISGYYGFHNAGDDAVLYGIYSSLRKLDPTVEVTVLSNSPEETMQLFQIHAVNRWNALDIVKEIRRADLVLLGGGTLLQDRTSPRSPLYYLGIAGLAKGMGKPVFFYGQGYGPIIHPFSKRIIRFLLNRVDAITVRDSLSGEEMRSHGVTKVPIYVTADPALTIDPLEADLEDARRRLTKHQVDPDAPIAYIAIRDWKGEEHFKEELARCGDNLSRLGWQVVFLSMQYPHDHSPSVDVMSKMKNRAVLIDQPLNFKEIMSLIGLGQLMIGMRLHALILAAIMGVPFIALSYDPKIDRFVESVGKSSPVRIENLDGDALMEEVKEILLRLPEERMELKQRIGPITDQAFESARLLYRLLEKKKQEEKR is encoded by the coding sequence ATGACCAAGATCCTCATATCCGGTTATTATGGATTTCATAATGCAGGGGATGATGCCGTTCTCTACGGGATTTATTCTTCCTTGAGGAAGCTGGATCCAACCGTAGAGGTGACGGTGCTGTCCAATTCCCCGGAAGAAACGATGCAACTATTTCAAATACATGCCGTAAACCGCTGGAACGCCCTGGATATCGTTAAGGAAATCCGCCGCGCAGATCTGGTGCTTTTAGGGGGAGGAACCCTTTTGCAGGACCGGACAAGTCCCCGAAGTCCTTTATACTATCTGGGGATCGCCGGTTTGGCGAAAGGGATGGGAAAACCTGTCTTCTTTTACGGTCAGGGATATGGGCCCATCATTCACCCGTTTAGCAAGCGGATCATCCGCTTTCTCCTCAACCGGGTCGATGCAATCACGGTGCGGGATTCCCTTTCGGGGGAAGAGATGCGCTCCCACGGGGTAACGAAGGTTCCCATCTATGTGACGGCCGATCCGGCCCTCACCATCGATCCCCTGGAAGCCGATCTGGAAGATGCCCGCAGGAGGTTGACAAAACATCAGGTGGATCCGGACGCTCCGATCGCATATATCGCCATTCGAGACTGGAAAGGGGAGGAGCACTTTAAAGAGGAATTGGCCCGTTGCGGCGACAATCTCTCCCGGTTAGGATGGCAGGTGGTTTTTCTCTCCATGCAGTATCCCCATGATCATTCCCCATCCGTCGATGTAATGAGCAAGATGAAGAACCGGGCCGTTCTCATCGACCAGCCGTTAAACTTTAAAGAGATTATGAGCCTGATCGGATTAGGCCAACTTATGATCGGCATGCGTCTTCATGCTTTAATCCTGGCAGCCATTATGGGGGTTCCCTTTATCGCCCTCTCCTATGATCCCAAGATCGACCGTTTTGTAGAAAGCGTGGGGAAAAGTTCGCCCGTACGAATCGAAAACCTGGACGGAGATGCTTTGATGGAGGAGGTGAAGGAGATCCTCCTTCGCCTCCCGGAAGAACGGATGGAACTAAAGCAACGGATCGGTCCCATCACCGACCAGGCCTTCGAAAGCGCCCGGCTTCTCTATCGCCTTTTGGAAAAGAAGAAACAGGAGGAAAAACGATGA
- a CDS encoding Mu transposase C-terminal domain-containing protein has protein sequence MYEAAFFLWEEERKVDKDGCISLQGNTYEVDLELIGKKVLIRYDPFHLKEIQVMYEGKKYRDAVPVHLSRLHDKRVKPEKPREEPVQKEETELSFFSAAEKKRLEQIGAEGMNYAQMRGNGK, from the coding sequence ATATACGAGGCAGCCTTTTTTCTCTGGGAAGAGGAACGGAAAGTGGATAAAGACGGATGCATCTCGTTACAGGGAAATACCTATGAAGTGGACTTAGAACTGATCGGGAAGAAGGTGCTGATTCGCTATGACCCTTTTCATCTAAAAGAGATTCAGGTGATGTATGAGGGAAAAAAATATCGGGATGCCGTCCCGGTTCACCTTTCACGTCTCCATGACAAGCGCGTCAAACCGGAGAAACCAAGAGAAGAGCCTGTACAGAAAGAGGAAACCGAACTCTCCTTCTTTTCTGCCGCAGAAAAGAAGCGTCTGGAACAGATCGGTGCAGAAGGGATGAACTATGCACAGATGAGGGGGAATGGAAAATGA
- a CDS encoding O-antigen ligase family protein, whose protein sequence is MKKWTNILLFLYLTYPLFDYLIRRFLPLPILPSMWDEGVLLILLGAVLFTTLSGERRLPSLKVPMLAFTMLGAAHIVIDIPNLAADLEGFRAVFEYVLLFFIGYYLIEDHRKAIQSLHLISAVATLAALVGFAQVAMGVETPSSWTDAAEQGIVRAFSFVVSPNVLGSYMALMIPIAVGLFFYEKNVWLKGYYALASLLQLGAFVLSGSRGAWLALLLSLLLIFALINWKWALGGGMAAVLGGFLLPPIRSRILNLLSPEYLEKSASDGRIARWLGAYHEMRFDPFFGRGIGHYGGAVGDRYFGTTYVDSYYFKTLAELGLPGVLLLAWLLFSVGFLLYQLWRTTKGKREFFLLGGILIGLIAVIFHNGVENIFEVPFMNSYFWFLTGLMLSYPYWGEHGKMGTEALSQERRAA, encoded by the coding sequence ATGAAGAAATGGACCAACATACTCCTCTTCCTCTATCTTACTTACCCTCTCTTTGATTATCTGATCCGACGTTTTCTCCCCCTCCCCATCCTCCCCTCCATGTGGGATGAAGGCGTTCTCCTGATCCTCCTCGGGGCAGTCCTCTTCACTACCCTTTCCGGCGAGCGGAGGCTCCCTTCCCTTAAGGTACCCATGCTTGCATTTACCATGCTTGGCGCAGCCCACATCGTGATCGACATCCCTAATCTTGCCGCCGATTTAGAGGGATTTCGGGCTGTCTTTGAATATGTTCTCCTCTTTTTCATCGGTTACTATCTCATCGAGGATCATCGAAAAGCTATTCAGTCTCTGCATCTTATTTCCGCCGTCGCCACCTTGGCCGCTCTGGTAGGGTTTGCCCAAGTAGCGATGGGCGTGGAGACTCCCTCCAGTTGGACCGATGCGGCGGAGCAAGGGATTGTTCGGGCCTTCTCCTTCGTGGTAAGTCCCAATGTTTTGGGCAGCTATATGGCCCTCATGATTCCCATCGCCGTCGGTCTCTTTTTCTACGAAAAGAACGTCTGGCTGAAAGGCTATTACGCCCTCGCTTCCCTCCTGCAGCTCGGGGCTTTTGTTCTCTCGGGATCGAGGGGAGCTTGGCTTGCCCTCCTCCTCTCCCTTCTTCTTATCTTTGCCCTGATCAATTGGAAGTGGGCCCTGGGGGGAGGAATGGCGGCAGTCCTCGGGGGATTTCTTCTCCCCCCCATCCGGTCACGAATCTTAAACCTCCTCTCCCCGGAGTACCTGGAAAAGAGCGCTAGTGACGGGCGGATCGCCCGCTGGTTGGGCGCTTATCATGAGATGCGTTTCGACCCCTTCTTTGGCCGGGGCATCGGCCATTATGGAGGAGCGGTGGGGGACCGCTATTTTGGAACCACTTACGTGGACAGTTATTACTTTAAGACCCTGGCGGAATTGGGTCTGCCCGGCGTTTTGCTCCTCGCCTGGCTCCTTTTTTCGGTGGGATTTCTCCTCTACCAACTGTGGCGCACGACGAAGGGCAAACGGGAATTTTTCCTCCTGGGAGGGATCCTGATCGGGCTTATTGCGGTCATCTTCCATAACGGGGTCGAGAATATCTTCGAGGTGCCTTTCATGAACAGTTATTTCTGGTTTCTTACCGGCTTAATGCTCTCCTACCCCTATTGGGGGGAACATGGAAAAATGGGAACCGAGGCGTTAAGCCAAGAAAGGAGGGCCGCATAA
- a CDS encoding ExeA family protein translates to MRPEERWGWVSMPFRRETEPTGWVETAKQKEALARLHVMVDRGYLGVLTGEIGSGKTTLIRRFVHELNPLTYHPIYLSMSGLKPKDFYGEILRHLGEEAPFSSVKAKRLFQERVEQRSSQGEKQLVVIVDEAQDLSDMMILELRFVMNHQMDAKSLFPLILVGQPELRKRIRLRKYEAIWQRIGLSYHIGGLTEEESIVYIRHQMKQVGAGMPVFSDSAVHLIHGASQGIPRIINQICTQAIYDAALNGHEVIEDKHIHRVLIDQQLQRGAV, encoded by the coding sequence ATGAGACCGGAAGAGCGCTGGGGATGGGTATCGATGCCGTTTCGTCGTGAAACGGAGCCTACTGGCTGGGTAGAGACGGCAAAACAAAAAGAGGCGCTGGCTCGCCTCCATGTGATGGTAGATCGGGGATACTTAGGGGTATTAACTGGTGAGATCGGTAGCGGGAAAACGACCCTGATTCGTAGGTTCGTTCACGAACTAAACCCGCTTACGTACCACCCGATCTATTTGTCGATGTCGGGGCTTAAGCCAAAAGATTTCTACGGGGAAATCCTTCGGCACCTTGGAGAAGAAGCCCCCTTCTCCTCAGTGAAAGCCAAGCGTCTCTTTCAAGAGAGAGTAGAGCAGCGCAGCTCCCAAGGGGAGAAACAATTGGTGGTGATCGTAGATGAAGCCCAAGATCTAAGCGATATGATGATTCTGGAACTTCGATTCGTCATGAACCACCAGATGGATGCCAAATCTCTCTTTCCTCTTATTCTAGTTGGACAACCCGAATTACGCAAGAGAATTCGTCTACGGAAGTATGAGGCGATTTGGCAACGAATCGGACTTAGTTACCATATTGGAGGACTAACCGAAGAGGAGAGTATCGTCTATATACGTCATCAAATGAAACAAGTAGGGGCGGGTATGCCAGTCTTTTCAGATAGTGCGGTTCACTTAATCCATGGAGCAAGTCAGGGGATCCCGCGCATCATAAACCAGATCTGTACGCAGGCGATTTACGATGCGGCGTTAAACGGACATGAAGTGATAGAAGATAAGCATATCCATCGGGTGCTGATTGACCAACAATTACAACGAGGGGCAGTCTAA